Proteins encoded within one genomic window of Corvus hawaiiensis isolate bCorHaw1 chromosome 9, bCorHaw1.pri.cur, whole genome shotgun sequence:
- the TSPAN1 gene encoding tetraspanin-1, producing MGCFTFIKVMMILFNLAIFLGGGTLLGVGIWVKVDGESFLKIFGALSSSVLQVVNVSYLLIVIGAILLVIGFLGCYGAQKESKCLLMMFFSVVLIIFIAEVAAAVVALVFTGLAETLLTGLVTPLLKERYGVNDTFTHIWNATMEEVHCCGLNNYTDFNNSYFYKTYNSYPRQCCDMLEPCNDTLAAEKDIEGCFKQILEEIKTNAGVAGGVAAGIAALEIAAMAVSMYLYCWLDEK from the exons ATGGGGTGCTTCACCTTTATCAAGGTCATGATGATCCTCTTCAACCTGGCCATCTTC ctcGGTGGCGGGACCCTCCTGGGAGTTGGCATCTGGGTCAAAGTGGATGGAGAGTCattcctgaaaatatttgggGCGCTCTCCTCTAGCGTCCTGCAGGTTGTGAATGTGAGCTATCTTCTCATCGTCATTGGTGCCATCCTGCTGGTGATCGGCTTCCTCGGGTGCTATGGCGCCCAGAAGGAGAGCAAATGTCTCCTGATGATG ttcttctcagtggtgctgaTCATCTTCATTGCTGAAGTTGCTGCTGCCGTGGTGGCTCTGGTCTTCACAGGTCTT GCAGAGACATTGCTGACAGGTCTGGTGACCCCTCTCCTGAAGGAGAGGTATGGGGTGAACGACACATTCACGCACATCTGGAATGCCACCATGGAAGAG GTTCACTGCTGTGGCCTGAATAACTACACGGACTTCAACAACTCCTACTTCTATAAGACGTACAACAGCtaccccaggcagtgctgtgaCATGCTGGAGCCCTGCAACGACACGCTGGCTGCAGAAAAGGACATCGAG ggctgtttcaaACAGATCTTGGAAGAAATCAAGACAAACGCAGGAGTGGCAGGCGGCGTGGCAGCCGGCATCGCTGCCTTGGAG ATCGCGGCCATGGCAGTTTCCATGTACCTGTACTGTTGGCTGGATGAGAAGTGA